A DNA window from Synergistaceae bacterium contains the following coding sequences:
- a CDS encoding Glu/Leu/Phe/Val dehydrogenase yields the protein MSAEKRTSSNVLLDTALKNFYAAAEEMGLSDDLIDILSHSERRTAVAIPVEMDDGSVKVFNGYRVLHSAAIGPGKGGVRFHQDVCLDECEALAMMMTWKCSLAGIPYGGGKGGVDCDPLQLSKKEKERVARTWAARMAPVIGSWTDVPAPDVGTSGPEMMWFIDTLSKIHNRLDPAVFTGKPVGMWGSKGRTAATGYGVATCALELLKNLNLDPSTIKVSIQGFGNVGTYAALTMVNAGAKVVAISDITGTYYAPNGLDIKKAMEHAQNHPKKLLEGFTCDGCQKLDLNEAIYAECDIFMPCALEGVITGENADKVRAKYIVEAANGPITPEGDAILDKKGVFVVPDFLANSGGVIGSYFEWCQNLSGFFWTEEEYNERLIRIMKDNFQLVWAYAKEKNVKMRRAAFMAAIQRVADAVRMRGVFL from the coding sequence ATGTCTGCTGAAAAGCGTACTTCCTCTAACGTCCTTCTCGACACCGCACTGAAAAACTTCTACGCAGCCGCTGAGGAGATGGGCCTGAGCGATGATCTCATCGACATTCTCAGCCACTCCGAGCGCAGGACCGCCGTCGCCATCCCGGTCGAGATGGACGATGGCTCTGTAAAGGTGTTCAACGGTTACCGGGTGCTTCACTCGGCCGCGATCGGCCCGGGCAAGGGCGGCGTCCGCTTCCACCAGGATGTCTGCCTCGACGAGTGCGAGGCGCTCGCGATGATGATGACCTGGAAGTGCTCGCTCGCCGGTATCCCCTACGGGGGCGGAAAGGGCGGCGTCGACTGTGATCCTCTCCAGCTCTCGAAGAAGGAGAAGGAGAGAGTGGCCCGCACGTGGGCGGCCCGAATGGCACCCGTGATCGGCTCGTGGACCGACGTGCCCGCGCCTGACGTCGGAACCAGCGGACCGGAGATGATGTGGTTCATCGACACCCTGAGCAAGATCCACAATAGGCTCGATCCGGCGGTCTTCACCGGCAAGCCCGTCGGCATGTGGGGATCCAAGGGACGCACGGCGGCCACCGGGTACGGAGTGGCGACCTGCGCTCTCGAGCTTCTGAAGAATCTGAACCTCGATCCCTCAACGATCAAGGTCTCCATCCAGGGATTCGGCAACGTCGGGACCTATGCAGCCCTTACAATGGTAAACGCCGGCGCGAAGGTCGTGGCCATCAGCGATATCACCGGAACCTACTACGCCCCGAACGGGCTCGACATCAAGAAGGCCATGGAGCACGCGCAGAATCACCCCAAGAAGCTGCTCGAGGGCTTCACCTGCGACGGCTGCCAGAAACTGGACCTCAACGAGGCCATCTACGCGGAGTGCGACATCTTCATGCCGTGTGCGCTCGAGGGAGTCATCACCGGGGAGAACGCCGACAAGGTGAGGGCGAAGTACATAGTCGAGGCGGCCAACGGCCCGATCACCCCCGAGGGAGACGCGATCCTCGACAAGAAGGGCGTGTTCGTCGTCCCCGACTTCCTGGCCAACTCCGGCGGGGTCATCGGCTCCTACTTCGAGTGGTGCCAAAACCTCAGCGGTTTCTTCTGGACGGAGGAGGAGTACAACGAGAGGCTCATTCGCATCATGAAGGACAACTTCCAGCTCGTCTGGGCCTACGCCAAGGAAAAGAACGTCAAGATGCGCCGCGCGGCCTTCATGGCTGCGATCCAGAGGGTCGCGGACGCGGTCCGCATGAGAGGCGTGTTCCTGTAG
- the asnS gene encoding asparagine--tRNA ligase, with the protein MAKSWTAIKDLPSHIEEKVIIRGWLYNMRSSGKIHFLQLRDGTGSVQGVMVKNEVPEDIFNTAKGLRLEASVEVYGFVKKDDRAPSGVELLVTDLCVYQNPVDEYPLGKKDHGVDFLLDNRHLWLRSSRQQAIMRLRDRVIRAAREYLQQNDFLLIDSPIISGAAGEGASGLFELDYFEQKAYLAQTGQLYAEAAAAAFGKVYCFGPTFRAEKSKTRRHLTEFWMLEPEVAFYDHEDNMELQEGLVCHIVSESLRHCRPELAILERDVSKLENVKAPFYHLQYDEAMEMLHELGSRTPYGEDFGNEDETILTQQFDKPVFVECYPKKIKAFYMKEHPTNPDLVLCDDLLAPEGYGEIIGGSQREDDYDRLLSRIREEGLPEEAYDWYLDLRKFGTFIHSGFGLGIERLVAWIGGLQHIREAIPWPRTIYRLKP; encoded by the coding sequence ATGGCGAAATCTTGGACCGCAATAAAAGATCTCCCGTCCCATATCGAGGAAAAAGTGATTATACGCGGCTGGCTCTACAACATGAGGAGCTCCGGCAAGATTCACTTCCTGCAGCTTCGCGACGGCACTGGATCAGTACAGGGAGTCATGGTGAAAAACGAAGTCCCGGAGGATATCTTCAACACGGCCAAGGGGCTTCGCCTCGAGGCCTCGGTGGAGGTATACGGCTTTGTCAAGAAGGACGACCGGGCCCCGTCGGGGGTCGAGCTCCTGGTGACCGATCTGTGCGTATATCAGAACCCGGTCGACGAGTACCCCCTGGGAAAGAAGGACCACGGGGTGGACTTCCTGCTCGACAACCGCCACCTGTGGCTGAGAAGCAGCCGCCAGCAGGCGATCATGCGCCTGAGAGACCGAGTGATCAGAGCCGCGCGCGAGTACCTGCAGCAGAACGACTTTCTGCTGATCGACAGCCCCATCATAAGTGGCGCAGCGGGAGAGGGGGCGTCAGGCCTCTTCGAACTCGACTACTTCGAGCAGAAGGCTTACCTGGCCCAGACAGGGCAGCTCTACGCCGAGGCCGCGGCCGCGGCGTTCGGCAAGGTCTACTGCTTCGGCCCGACATTCAGGGCGGAGAAGTCAAAGACCAGGAGGCACCTGACAGAGTTCTGGATGCTTGAACCGGAGGTCGCCTTCTACGACCACGAGGACAACATGGAGCTCCAGGAGGGGCTCGTCTGCCACATAGTCTCCGAGTCGTTGAGACACTGCCGCCCCGAGCTCGCCATTCTGGAACGCGACGTCTCGAAGCTGGAGAACGTGAAGGCCCCCTTCTATCACCTTCAGTACGACGAGGCAATGGAGATGCTGCACGAGCTCGGCAGCCGGACCCCTTACGGCGAGGACTTCGGAAACGAGGACGAGACCATACTCACCCAGCAGTTCGACAAGCCGGTCTTCGTCGAGTGCTACCCCAAAAAAATCAAGGCCTTCTACATGAAGGAGCACCCGACGAACCCCGACCTCGTCCTATGCGATGACCTGCTCGCGCCCGAGGGCTACGGGGAGATAATCGGCGGCTCCCAGAGGGAGGACGACTACGACAGGCTGCTCTCCCGGATCAGGGAAGAGGGGCTTCCGGAGGAGGCGTACGACTGGTACCTGGACCTGCGCAAGTTCGGCACCTTCATACACAGCGGCTTCGGCCTGGGAATAGAGAGGCTGGTGGCATGGATAGGGGGGCTGCAGCACATACGAGAGGCGATCCCCTGGCCTCGCACCATCTACAGGCTCAAGCCCTGA